CGCCGGCGCCTGGATGATCGCGGCCAGCTTCTCCGGCCCGGCGTCGATCAGGTCCTCGAAGGTGCAGATGCCGGCTTCGTACAGACGCTGTTCGAAGATCTGGCCCAACCCCGGCAAGGGCTCGAAATCATCCACCCGCGTCCCCTGCCAGGTGAGACCAACCGTGCCGCTTTCCTGGGCCAGGCGGTGGGCGTCGGCGCGGGTGGCGTCGAAATCGAAGCGTCTGGCCTGGAGTCCGCCCAGGCGAAGGAGCGAGCTAAGGGCCTGGTCGGGCAGGTTGGCCACTTGCCAGAAGGTGCCAACGCCGCCCTGATAGAGCCGCTGTTGGAACACCGAACCGATGCCCTTGACGAGGGTCAGGGCCTGCAAACGGTGCGAGGAGGTTGGGGCGGCGGCGAGTTGCGTCTGGGCCGGCGCCACAGCCTCGGTCACGGTCTGCGCCGCGAGCAGGCCGGTTTCGCCAGCGACGGCGACGGCCGGGGCGGCCGCGCTGGGGGCGTGCAGGTCGGCCGGATGGGCGCTCATCCCCTGGGTCAGCATAGACTGGGCGGCGGCGAGTTCTTCATCCATGGCCGCCCGCGCCGCCTGGGAGCCGGAAAGCAGAGTCTGCATGTCCGCAACCTGGGTTTGCAAGTCGGCGACCTGTTGCTGCAAGTCGCCGACCTGGTCGCCCCCCGCCGGCGTGCTGGCGGCTGCCTCGTCCTTCAGCCCGGCCAGCTCGGTCTGAGCGGCCGTCAGCTCTTCTTCCAGGCTACGGTAGCTGGTTTGCCAGGCAAGCAAACGTGAGCGCGCCTGGTTCAGGCTGGCATCGGCGTCGCCGAAGTTGGCCTGCGCGGTTTGGAATTGTTGTCTGGCGTCGTCAAGGGCCTTTTCGGAGTGCGCCAGTTTGGTGTGAGCGCTTTGCAGGCCGGCCTCGAGTTGGCGCTGCCGGCTGCGGCTGCGCAGGCCGAAGATCAGCCAGCCGAGAATGAGTCCAAGTAGAACACCGATGAGCAGGGGCTGCCAGTAGGCGGCGAGCCAACTCTGAAGGGTCATTTCCGTCTCCTGAGAAGCGGCGCACGAAGTGAAAGAGAGACAAAGGACAATGAAAGCCATTATACACCAGGCAAAAACCGTCACAAACTCGTAGCCAAATGGTCGTCAACCCCATACAACCGTCCGATCTCGCCAGGGAAGGCCAGATGCTGCTATACTCTGGCGCCATGAACCCAACGCTTTCCCAACCACTTGAACCGAATCCCAGCGCAGGGGGCGCCGCCGAGGCCGGCGGCGGATTCACGGCCGGGGAGGTCGAAAGCGCCTCGCTCGCCCATCCGCCCACCTCCCCCGATCCGCTCATCCCAGCCCATCCGCCCACCTCCTCCGATCCGCTCATCCCAGCCCATCCGCCCACCTCGATCGAAAGCGCCTCGCTCGCCGACCGACAGGAAGGCATCGGTCTCGATGACATCCTCCGCGCCGCCCCCGGCCTGATCCGCTCGGCTCAGAAAATCCTGAAGAAGGCGCAAGAGGCGACCGACCCCGCCAACCTGACCCCCAGGCGCAAGAAACGCACGACCACGACCAAAGCCAAGACGCGGGCCAAAGCAAAAGCGAAACCGAAGACGACGGCAAAGACGACAACCCGCGCGACCAAGGCGAAGACGACGGCCAAGGCGACAACCCGCGCGGCCAAGCCGAAGACGACGGCCAAGGCGACAACCCGCGCGGCCAAGCCAAAAGCAAAGCCGAAGACAACGGCCAAGGCGACGACCCGTGCGACCAAGCCAAAGGCGAAAGCGAAGACAACGGCAAAGACGACGACTCCTGCGACTAAGCCAAAGGCCAAGCCGAAAGCGAAGACAAGCGAATGGTCGGCCGGTTCGGTGAGCCCGAAGGCCAAGCCGAAGGCGCGCACCGCCAAAGCCAAGACGCAGGCCCAATCGAAGCAGGCGGAGTAGCCGGCCCCCTATGACCTGGAATCCCGACCGCATCACCGTAACCCTCGACCGCATCCTGCCCGGCGTGAGCCAGCCGGCGCGCTACATCGGCGGCGAGTGGAACAGCATCCGGAAAGAGTGGGGGGCGGTGCGCAGCCGCGTGGCCCTGGCTTTCCCTGACACCTACGATCTGGGGATGAGCAATCTGGGGCTGGCCATCCTCTACGACATCCTCAACCGGCGGCCGGATGTGCTGGCCGAACGCGTTTATGCGCCGTGGGTGGATATGCAGGCCGAGATGCGGCGCGCCGGCCTGCCGCTCTTCAGCCTGGAGTCAAGGCATCCGATCTCCCGGTTCGACATCCTGGCTTTCAGCCTGCCCTACGAGCAACTCTATACGAATGTGTTGACCATGCTCGACCTGGCGGGTTTGCCCCTGCGCTCGGCCGACCGCCTGCCCGAACATCCGCTCGTCCTCGCCGGCGGTTCGGCAATGATCAACCCGGAGCCGATGTGGGCTTTTCTGGATGCCTGTTTTTTGGGCGAGGGCGAGGAGGGGATAGGTGAAATCGTCGCATGCCAGGCGCAGTGGCGAGATGAAGGGCGGCCGGGCGGGCGGACTGAACTTCTCCGCCGGCTGGCCCGGATCGAGGGCGTCTATATCCCTGGCTTCTACGAATCGGTTTACCACGCCGATGGCGCCCTGCAATCCACCCGGCCCAAGCCCGATTTCGCCGATGTCGCACCCAAAGAGGTGATGAAGCGGATCGTAGCCGTCCTGCCGCCGCCCGTCACCGATTTCATCGTGCCCTATGTCGACATCGTGCACAACCGGGCGCCGATCGAGATCCAGCGCGGGTGCACGCGCGGCTGCCGGTTTTGCCAGGCGGGGATGATCTTCCGACCGGTGCGGGCGCGGCCGCTGGCGGAGGTGTTGGCGGCGGTGGATCGGGTGGTGGAGGCCACCGGCTTCGAGGAGATCTCGTTCCTTTCGCTCAGCTCGTCCGACTATCCCTTCATCCAGGCGCTGGTGGATGGTGTGGTGGACAAACACGGGGCCAGGCGGTTGTCGATCGGCCTGCCCTCGTTGCGGATCGAGTCGTTCAGCGTCGAAT
This portion of the Caldilineales bacterium genome encodes:
- a CDS encoding TIGR03960 family B12-binding radical SAM protein, producing the protein MTWNPDRITVTLDRILPGVSQPARYIGGEWNSIRKEWGAVRSRVALAFPDTYDLGMSNLGLAILYDILNRRPDVLAERVYAPWVDMQAEMRRAGLPLFSLESRHPISRFDILAFSLPYEQLYTNVLTMLDLAGLPLRSADRLPEHPLVLAGGSAMINPEPMWAFLDACFLGEGEEGIGEIVACQAQWRDEGRPGGRTELLRRLARIEGVYIPGFYESVYHADGALQSTRPKPDFADVAPKEVMKRIVAVLPPPVTDFIVPYVDIVHNRAPIEIQRGCTRGCRFCQAGMIFRPVRARPLAEVLAAVDRVVEATGFEEISFLSLSSSDYPFIQALVDGVVDKHGARRLSIGLPSLRIESFSVELMEKLEKGRRRSGFTFAPEAASDRLRDVINKPIATELMLQTAHQVYSRGWTTIKMYFMIGHPTQTLADIEAIAQLGLEVLRIGRRYIGGKAKVNLGVSTLVPKPQTPFQWARMEDEATIRQQQDHLRARLRTGGMNLSLNAPRESLLEAFLCRGDRKLAAVIERAWQLGARFDAWGEQFAWAAWQQAFAEAGLEMDWYARRQRPLEETLPWDHLSVGVKKEFMAAEWLHSLQGAVVDDCREHCFSCGIITQFKEERREAQALVGGDGGWGCPSFGRGAERQPVSPAPVPLYFSQEMNPDLAGDLTVRLPQRQRLLAGRN